Proteins from one Mesotoga infera genomic window:
- the smpB gene encoding SsrA-binding protein SmpB, which produces MKIVVTNKKARFQYHLLDSYEAGMELMGTEVKSLRLGGASLVDAYCKIENGELFLIDCNISQYSHGNFWNHDPRRKRRLLMHRKEILRLDQKTKEKGLTIIPTKIYFNDRGRAKIEISLAKGKRLFDKREDIARRDVERKLRQRVDI; this is translated from the coding sequence GTGAAGATCGTAGTGACCAACAAAAAGGCGAGGTTCCAGTATCATCTACTGGACAGCTATGAAGCGGGGATGGAGTTGATGGGAACGGAGGTGAAATCTCTAAGGCTTGGAGGGGCTTCGCTTGTAGACGCCTACTGCAAAATAGAGAACGGAGAGTTGTTTCTTATAGACTGTAACATCAGTCAGTATTCTCACGGAAATTTCTGGAACCACGACCCCAGAAGGAAGAGAAGGTTGTTAATGCACAGAAAGGAGATACTGAGACTGGACCAGAAAACTAAAGAAAAAGGGCTCACGATAATTCCTACAAAGATCTATTTCAACGATAGAGGTAGGGCTAAGATCGAAATATCTCTGGCCAAAGGAAAGAGGCTTTTCGATAAGCGTGAAGATATAGCACGTAGAGATGTCGAGAGGAAATTGAGACAGCGTGTCGATATTTGA
- a CDS encoding antibiotic biosynthesis monooxygenase has product MIVTVVDIYVKSEKIDEFIEATTLNHKSSVMEEGNLRFDFLQDRSKPNHFLLYEAYESEDAAAAHKKTDHYLKWKSTVESWMERPRIGTQTNVIEPSDIASWKR; this is encoded by the coding sequence ATGATAGTAACAGTAGTGGATATTTATGTCAAGAGCGAAAAGATAGATGAGTTCATTGAAGCTACTACGCTCAACCATAAAAGCTCCGTTATGGAAGAAGGGAATCTCAGATTCGACTTCCTGCAGGATAGATCAAAACCGAATCACTTTCTTCTTTACGAAGCCTATGAATCGGAAGATGCGGCTGCGGCTCACAAGAAGACCGATCATTATTTGAAGTGGAAGAGCACCGTAGAGAGCTGGATGGAGAGACCGCGCATTGGAACCCAGACGAATGTCATAGAACCGTCAGATATCGCTTCGTGGAAGAGATGA
- a CDS encoding Ldh family oxidoreductase, translating into MDMTVIDSGSLRNLCVDILIAEGFGQDVSTDIVDVLLEADLRGIPSHGVARLKRYIDERNAGHIKLNKTPSIEYETPLSAVVDGRGGPGQSVSKWAMNLAIEKAGNNLVGFVSVRNSNHYGITAYYSEMALEKDMIGIAMTNSYPLVVPTFGREAVLGTNPFSIAIPGSRHPFILDMATSVVTRGKLEVYDRLAKVIPEGWAVDSLGVDTNSPGEVLANFNNRRPGGILPLGGSGEEFGGHKGYGLSLLVDLVSAGLSFGSWSALTYREGVAGVCHFFGAMDLKLFGEPESMKQQIQSIIDGVVSSEKARGSEKIYYHGEKEELSRMYSLSKGVTLDPKTVRNLVALAERNNLQIPGQLLQ; encoded by the coding sequence ATGGATATGACAGTAATAGACAGTGGGTCGTTGAGAAATCTATGTGTGGATATTCTGATTGCTGAAGGGTTTGGACAGGATGTTTCGACCGATATCGTCGATGTATTGCTGGAAGCCGACCTAAGGGGAATACCCTCTCATGGAGTCGCGAGACTCAAGCGATACATAGACGAACGAAACGCCGGCCATATAAAACTGAATAAAACGCCTTCGATAGAGTACGAAACTCCCCTCTCGGCCGTTGTAGATGGCCGGGGAGGGCCCGGGCAGAGCGTTTCAAAATGGGCTATGAATCTAGCCATAGAGAAGGCTGGGAATAACCTTGTGGGGTTCGTTTCCGTACGAAACTCGAACCATTACGGAATTACAGCCTACTATTCCGAGATGGCACTCGAAAAAGATATGATTGGAATTGCCATGACCAACAGCTACCCTCTGGTCGTGCCGACGTTTGGAAGAGAGGCCGTTCTAGGAACTAATCCCTTTTCCATTGCCATTCCCGGTTCTAGGCATCCCTTCATACTAGATATGGCAACGAGCGTAGTGACCAGGGGAAAACTCGAAGTGTACGATAGACTGGCAAAAGTAATTCCCGAAGGATGGGCCGTCGATAGCCTTGGTGTTGATACAAATTCCCCCGGAGAGGTTCTTGCCAATTTCAACAACAGGAGACCAGGTGGAATTCTCCCACTGGGAGGTTCCGGTGAGGAGTTTGGCGGTCATAAGGGGTATGGACTCTCTCTGCTTGTTGATCTGGTATCGGCCGGTCTCTCTTTTGGTTCGTGGAGCGCCCTGACTTATAGGGAAGGAGTCGCCGGCGTCTGCCATTTCTTCGGTGCAATGGATTTGAAGCTCTTTGGAGAACCGGAAAGTATGAAACAACAAATTCAATCGATAATTGACGGCGTCGTGTCAAGCGAGAAGGCTCGCGGAAGTGAGAAGATCTACTACCACGGAGAGAAGGAAGAGCTTTCGAGGATGTATTCTCTTTCTAAGGGAGTTACTCTTGATCCGAAGACTGTCAGAAACCTGGTCGCACTGGCGGAAAGGAACAACCTCCAGATCCCTGGCCAATTACTGCAATAA
- a CDS encoding M24 family metallopeptidase, which translates to MLLELFKERVESVRSLFEENGADALLISKCNNFSWFTFGARSHITLNATEGEASILVTRNGVYLLINNIELQRLIDLELPREIQGELEIVEYDWFERISAEKRAIDSIVKGKVISDTGRYETGTVDLVSLRSVLSDYEVESYSDLGSECDEIFSDVVSLFTPKMTELEVQGIMYREMSNRDIEPVLTLAFSEESTLTYRHNLSRNTRLGRRGFVSICARRRGLIVSSSRSFMFEEVKGIREQHRRNCYVDSVAIASSRPGKKLSDVFEKIKDAYASQKAPGEWRFHHQGGLAGYSPREVVADPYTSVVLKSGNSLAWNPTIRGTKSEDTVVLLTGQNRIVSYPQSSRWPALIFEIEGHTVRRPDIVLLK; encoded by the coding sequence ATGCTTTTAGAGCTTTTTAAAGAAAGGGTAGAAAGCGTACGGTCTTTATTTGAAGAGAATGGAGCAGATGCTCTTTTGATAAGCAAGTGCAACAACTTCTCCTGGTTCACATTCGGCGCGCGCAGCCATATAACACTCAACGCGACCGAAGGAGAGGCTTCCATTCTGGTGACACGTAACGGAGTCTATCTGCTCATAAACAACATTGAACTTCAAAGACTCATAGATCTGGAGTTGCCTAGAGAAATACAGGGGGAGCTTGAAATTGTCGAATACGACTGGTTCGAACGTATCTCCGCCGAAAAGAGAGCGATCGACTCGATAGTGAAAGGCAAAGTCATCTCCGATACCGGAAGATACGAGACCGGCACCGTAGATCTGGTATCTCTCAGGAGCGTCTTGAGCGATTACGAAGTGGAATCTTATTCGGATCTTGGAAGTGAATGCGACGAAATCTTCTCGGATGTGGTTTCCTTGTTCACACCGAAGATGACCGAGCTCGAAGTTCAGGGAATCATGTACCGGGAAATGTCGAATAGGGATATAGAACCGGTGCTCACACTAGCCTTTTCCGAGGAGAGTACTCTAACTTACAGACACAACTTATCGAGAAACACGAGGCTCGGAAGAAGAGGCTTCGTAAGCATTTGTGCCAGGAGACGCGGCCTGATCGTCTCCTCTTCTCGCTCTTTCATGTTCGAAGAAGTCAAAGGAATCAGAGAGCAACACAGGCGCAACTGCTATGTAGATTCGGTGGCGATCGCCTCTTCAAGGCCCGGAAAAAAACTTTCCGATGTGTTCGAAAAGATAAAGGATGCCTACGCCTCGCAGAAAGCTCCAGGAGAGTGGAGGTTCCATCACCAGGGAGGTCTTGCCGGTTACTCTCCCAGAGAAGTGGTTGCCGACCCGTACACTTCCGTAGTGCTTAAAAGCGGAAACTCCCTCGCCTGGAACCCGACGATCAGGGGTACCAAGTCGGAAGACACAGTCGTGTTGCTTACCGGGCAAAATCGAATCGTTTCATATCCTCAATCGAGCAGATGGCCGGCCTTAATTTTCGAAATCGAGGGCCATACAGTCAGGAGACCGGATATAGTGCTTTTGAAATAG
- a CDS encoding sugar phosphate isomerase/epimerase family protein — translation MRLAFMIANEDIPPGSRVTGLTGSLEENLSQLKKAGFDFFELMISDPARVDVEKIHFLERKTETAISFLCTGEMAGTMGMALNNPDSSQRERALSGLIDAAKKAKALGVNLNIGRLRGTVWEDGPEKSLERLKGALRVVDEYVSNNLPGISILIEPLKREICPLLNSCHETYEFISSIGLRNFSILLDSDHFDYRSDPGFIGEHIETIKHVHIADTMHEPPGYGKIDFEKFLGLLFEAGYTGDISVEVFCGAEQYETLRDSYRFLCEYSRFWEGLR, via the coding sequence ATGAGACTGGCCTTCATGATCGCAAACGAAGATATTCCACCAGGATCCAGAGTTACTGGCCTCACCGGCTCGTTAGAAGAGAACCTAAGTCAACTCAAGAAAGCGGGCTTCGACTTTTTCGAGCTGATGATATCCGATCCGGCACGTGTAGATGTTGAGAAGATCCACTTTCTGGAGAGAAAAACGGAAACTGCTATCTCCTTTCTTTGTACCGGCGAGATGGCAGGAACGATGGGTATGGCCCTTAACAACCCTGATAGTTCGCAAAGAGAACGGGCTCTATCCGGATTGATAGATGCGGCTAAGAAGGCGAAGGCACTGGGAGTCAACCTGAATATCGGTAGATTGAGGGGCACTGTGTGGGAAGATGGACCGGAAAAGTCTCTGGAGCGATTAAAAGGGGCCTTAAGGGTTGTCGATGAATATGTGTCAAATAATCTGCCGGGAATATCTATTCTCATAGAGCCTTTGAAAAGAGAAATCTGTCCTCTGCTGAACAGTTGCCACGAAACATACGAGTTTATCTCTTCGATTGGATTAAGAAATTTCTCAATACTTCTAGACTCGGATCATTTCGATTACCGATCCGACCCGGGATTTATCGGAGAACACATTGAAACCATAAAACACGTTCATATCGCAGATACCATGCACGAACCACCCGGGTATGGAAAGATAGATTTCGAGAAGTTCCTGGGTTTGCTTTTCGAGGCCGGTTACACGGGAGATATCAGCGTGGAAGTTTTTTGCGGCGCAGAACAGTATGAAACTTTGAGAGATAGCTACAGGTTTCTGTGCGAGTATTCCCGGTTCTGGGAGGGATTACGATGA
- the buk gene encoding butyrate kinase — MSCYILVINPGSTSTKIAVFDGEREVFRKTLTLQENQLDLPLFPEQYLIRKGQILRALVDSGIESKQLCAIAARGGRLKPLSSGVYRINDQMLKDARAGLQGVHPANTAVVIASEIAFENSIEAFTVDPISVDEMADWAKITGIRDITRNSLSHALNMKAIARRAASQLGKSYEEAKIIVAHLGGGSSVSAHLQGKMVDLYNSDKEGPFAVERAGALPTHELADFARSHDDYLHHLAHVGGLYSHFQTRDVEKIVEMARAGDNRAVVVLQAYIYNIAKYIFSLLAVFGGYPDALAITGGVVKSEFVRTALLEKLGKGFRVFLFPGEFEMESLASGVYRVITGREKALEY, encoded by the coding sequence ATGAGTTGCTATATACTCGTTATCAATCCGGGCTCGACATCGACGAAGATAGCCGTCTTCGACGGTGAGAGGGAGGTTTTCAGAAAGACGTTGACACTCCAAGAGAATCAACTCGATCTCCCTCTCTTCCCCGAGCAGTATCTCATAAGGAAAGGGCAGATACTCCGCGCACTGGTCGATTCAGGGATAGAATCAAAACAGTTATGCGCCATTGCGGCCAGAGGTGGAAGACTAAAACCGTTGAGTTCGGGAGTTTACAGAATAAACGATCAGATGTTGAAAGACGCGAGGGCTGGTCTTCAGGGTGTTCATCCGGCTAACACCGCAGTTGTAATCGCCTCGGAAATAGCTTTCGAGAACAGTATAGAGGCTTTCACTGTCGATCCAATAAGCGTCGATGAAATGGCCGACTGGGCAAAGATCACGGGTATCAGGGATATAACGCGCAACTCGCTATCGCACGCTTTGAACATGAAGGCGATAGCCAGGAGAGCCGCTTCTCAACTTGGAAAAAGTTACGAAGAGGCGAAAATAATAGTGGCCCATCTCGGAGGGGGTTCCTCCGTGAGCGCCCACCTTCAGGGAAAAATGGTAGATCTATACAACAGCGACAAAGAGGGACCTTTCGCTGTGGAAAGGGCCGGTGCGCTTCCCACGCACGAATTAGCCGATTTCGCCCGCTCTCACGACGATTATCTTCATCACCTGGCGCATGTCGGTGGGCTCTATTCACATTTTCAGACCAGAGATGTGGAAAAAATCGTGGAGATGGCTCGCGCAGGTGATAATCGTGCGGTTGTCGTTCTTCAGGCTTATATCTATAATATTGCGAAGTATATTTTCAGTTTACTGGCAGTGTTTGGCGGGTATCCCGATGCTCTGGCTATCACCGGTGGTGTCGTGAAATCTGAATTCGTAAGGACGGCCCTACTCGAAAAGCTCGGAAAGGGTTTCAGAGTATTTCTCTTTCCAGGTGAATTCGAAATGGAGAGTCTCGCGTCGGGGGTTTACAGGGTGATAACCGGTAGGGAAAAGGCATTAGAATATTGA
- a CDS encoding UxaA family hydrolase, translating into MHKTIKGYIRKDGNVGFRNYVLVLPSVICSSKVAERIASSVPGCAVARHNQGCAQLGEDFHQTRRTLINTALNPNVAAVIVIGLGCERVSPHELRDLIAQAGKPVELIMVQEVGNGEAIRLGREKAREFVIEASKIERQSVPLSALTIGVECGGSDFSSGLSANPVVGHVADLVWGNGGRVILSETTELVGAEHLLFERMSDDSQKERFTRMLERMINESRNNSRDMVDRENIPNNISPGNVRGGLTTLEEKSLGAMIKGGKVPIVGVKEYGECIERAPGLYLMDSPGYDVESVTGMVAGGASIILFTTGQGTPTGNPIAPVIKITGNRDTAVKMRDSIDFDCSAVISGGETLEKSGERLFDLLIDVSNGAETKSELLGQDDYSIWNVGIKL; encoded by the coding sequence ATGCACAAAACTATAAAGGGTTACATAAGAAAGGATGGAAATGTGGGTTTCCGAAATTACGTGTTGGTACTTCCTAGCGTTATCTGTTCTTCGAAGGTCGCCGAAAGGATAGCCTCGTCGGTGCCGGGTTGTGCGGTTGCCAGACACAACCAGGGCTGTGCGCAACTGGGAGAGGACTTTCACCAAACCCGAAGGACGTTAATAAATACCGCCCTCAACCCGAACGTGGCGGCGGTGATAGTTATAGGCCTGGGCTGTGAAAGGGTTTCACCCCACGAGCTCAGAGATCTGATCGCCCAGGCTGGCAAACCGGTCGAGCTCATAATGGTACAGGAGGTTGGTAATGGTGAAGCCATAAGATTGGGGAGGGAAAAGGCCAGGGAGTTTGTGATCGAGGCTTCGAAGATAGAGCGACAGAGTGTTCCGCTTTCAGCGCTCACGATCGGTGTAGAATGCGGTGGTTCGGATTTTTCATCGGGACTATCCGCAAATCCCGTTGTTGGACATGTGGCCGATCTGGTCTGGGGAAACGGCGGTCGGGTGATTCTCTCGGAAACCACCGAGCTAGTGGGGGCCGAGCATCTCCTTTTCGAGCGTATGAGTGACGATTCTCAGAAGGAAAGATTCACCCGCATGCTCGAGAGGATGATCAACGAGAGCAGAAATAACAGCCGCGACATGGTCGATAGAGAGAATATTCCAAATAACATATCTCCGGGAAATGTGAGGGGAGGGCTTACCACTCTCGAAGAAAAATCTCTTGGAGCAATGATAAAAGGCGGCAAAGTACCTATAGTGGGAGTCAAAGAGTATGGAGAGTGTATAGAAAGGGCTCCCGGTCTTTATCTAATGGACTCTCCCGGATACGATGTTGAGTCCGTAACGGGTATGGTCGCCGGTGGCGCCAGCATCATACTTTTCACTACTGGTCAGGGAACGCCTACGGGAAATCCAATCGCTCCGGTGATAAAGATTACCGGTAATCGCGACACGGCAGTAAAAATGAGGGACAGCATCGACTTCGATTGCAGCGCTGTAATTTCCGGAGGAGAAACTCTTGAAAAGAGCGGTGAAAGGCTTTTCGATTTGTTAATCGACGTTTCCAACGGAGCGGAAACCAAGTCAGAACTCCTCGGACAGGACGATTATTCTATATGGAACGTTGGTATAAAGCTATGA
- a CDS encoding LeuA family protein: protein MKPKDLDYMPLNGTEYFDGSKWVCPMNFEKAIKGENARDSVYIHDVTLRDGEQTCGLTWNEDQRVRIGVALNELGVKSIEVGMPVVSDENKRAIRRLVDMNLTSEIVPFARAMKKDIDASLECGAKRVVVEHAINPYDNEYVYGVSAEKVIDRVVTAIGYAKEQGMVPTFMGWDTTRSTFDYVFKVFTEVARQAKPESIVFVDSFGVASPFTIEFVFTELRKAIPDIPLEFHVHNEFGLAMGSVFAAVRAGAAGIHSSINGLGERTGNVATEEVAAGLKLLMGIDTGVNLEKIAYTSRLVEDISKIPVANNKPVVGKRLFWVESGIVVDAIDKLNEAGIEPAMTPYLPSLVGMGEIQVKLGAFSGQASIKYWLKRLGITCSDDQLEELTEIVRKEGRIRNAVLEIEEFKKIVSDYLG from the coding sequence ATGAAACCTAAGGATCTCGATTACATGCCGCTGAACGGCACGGAATATTTCGACGGCTCAAAATGGGTATGCCCCATGAACTTCGAGAAGGCAATCAAAGGTGAAAATGCCAGAGATAGTGTATATATACACGATGTCACGCTAAGAGACGGAGAACAAACCTGTGGATTGACCTGGAACGAAGACCAGAGAGTGCGAATAGGTGTAGCTCTCAACGAACTCGGAGTTAAATCTATCGAAGTAGGCATGCCGGTGGTCTCCGACGAAAATAAAAGGGCGATCAGAAGGCTCGTGGATATGAACCTCACCTCGGAGATAGTGCCCTTCGCAAGGGCTATGAAAAAGGATATCGACGCTTCTTTGGAGTGCGGAGCAAAGAGAGTGGTGGTAGAACACGCCATAAATCCTTACGACAACGAATACGTGTACGGAGTATCGGCCGAAAAGGTTATAGATAGAGTCGTCACGGCTATCGGGTATGCGAAAGAACAGGGGATGGTACCTACATTCATGGGCTGGGACACGACCCGTTCGACTTTCGACTACGTATTTAAGGTTTTTACAGAAGTGGCAAGGCAGGCCAAACCGGAGAGCATAGTCTTCGTCGATAGTTTCGGCGTGGCCTCACCGTTCACAATAGAGTTCGTCTTTACCGAACTCAGAAAGGCGATACCGGATATTCCTCTGGAATTCCACGTTCACAACGAATTCGGACTGGCCATGGGCTCGGTTTTTGCCGCCGTAAGGGCCGGAGCTGCGGGTATCCACAGTTCGATCAACGGTTTGGGCGAGAGAACGGGAAATGTCGCAACGGAGGAAGTGGCTGCCGGTCTGAAATTGCTCATGGGTATCGATACCGGGGTTAACCTTGAAAAGATCGCCTATACTTCGAGACTGGTGGAAGATATCTCGAAAATACCCGTCGCCAACAACAAACCTGTAGTCGGCAAGAGGCTCTTCTGGGTCGAGTCCGGCATTGTAGTTGACGCCATAGACAAGTTGAACGAGGCCGGAATCGAACCGGCCATGACCCCTTATTTGCCATCTCTTGTCGGTATGGGCGAGATTCAGGTGAAGCTCGGAGCCTTCAGTGGTCAGGCGAGTATCAAGTATTGGTTGAAGAGACTTGGAATAACCTGTAGTGACGATCAGCTCGAAGAACTTACGGAGATAGTCAGGAAAGAAGGGAGAATTAGAAACGCCGTTCTGGAGATCGAAGAATTCAAGAAGATTGTGAGTGATTACCTAGGATGA
- a CDS encoding GntR family transcriptional regulator, which produces MTGSDGSRFHGIQQQVYRSILRSIVELEIPPGKKLTIGRLKTIYGVSSTPVRGALYKLKEDGLLILGPSKSFYVKEISEEEVRKLFYVRIELEKLALRESIDSVDMSVISNLIIRMRKHLSNREETMENVPYDIDYKLHRLILENCGNSYLIDIMQKISILITRMRNVIKYYLPQQQKDWIICEMEEHLEIAEGILERNLSRAEMALDRHLKHSMDIICSILGSSKVDYKTATSFLELEAKV; this is translated from the coding sequence ATGACTGGATCCGACGGCAGCCGTTTCCATGGAATTCAACAACAGGTTTATAGATCTATCTTGAGAAGTATAGTCGAACTTGAAATACCGCCTGGTAAAAAATTGACCATCGGCCGTCTCAAAACCATTTACGGTGTCTCGTCAACACCTGTTCGGGGCGCTCTCTACAAGCTGAAGGAGGATGGTTTGCTAATACTTGGGCCGTCGAAGAGCTTCTATGTCAAGGAAATAAGCGAAGAAGAAGTTAGGAAGCTTTTCTACGTAAGAATCGAACTCGAAAAGCTGGCGCTAAGAGAATCCATAGACTCGGTGGATATGTCAGTCATTTCAAATCTGATAATTAGAATGCGGAAACACCTTTCCAACCGAGAAGAGACCATGGAAAATGTTCCTTATGACATCGACTATAAACTCCACAGGCTAATACTGGAAAATTGTGGCAACAGCTATCTCATAGACATAATGCAGAAAATATCGATACTCATAACCAGAATGAGAAACGTTATCAAGTACTATCTGCCTCAGCAACAGAAGGACTGGATCATATGCGAGATGGAGGAACACCTGGAAATAGCTGAGGGAATTCTGGAGAGAAACTTAAGTAGAGCAGAAATGGCTCTAGACAGGCATTTGAAACACTCAATGGATATTATCTGCTCGATCCTCGGGTCATCGAAAGTTGATTACAAGACGGCAACCAGCTTTTTAGAATTGGAGGCAAAGGTATGA
- a CDS encoding phosphate acyltransferase, which translates to MLIISLSQIVSRARQSSGKVEVLCVQPYDDSTLKALGSLRSWREGIKLTLFGKREKIESSEYYRGLEDVEIIEGDTEEINTARAIETIRADKPSVLMKGLVNTAVFLRVLFRSESVKASGRLISHVSCLEVPGFERLLFITDGTVNVNPDLKTKIGIVENVCEFVRSLGFEKPKIAVIGINERITHSNQDLIDGAVIAKMSERGHFGNCYIDGPMPLDTALSKEAAIKKMILSPVGGEADVLVCSNLESAANLIKGLVHLAHSKTAGLLLGAGFPVVLTSRSDSSDSKEISLAMAILNATGGV; encoded by the coding sequence GTGCTAATTATCTCGCTTTCACAGATAGTATCAAGGGCCAGGCAGAGCAGCGGAAAGGTCGAAGTGCTGTGCGTCCAGCCATACGACGATTCGACCCTTAAGGCACTCGGTAGTTTGAGATCCTGGAGAGAGGGGATAAAACTCACTCTGTTTGGAAAGAGAGAAAAGATAGAATCCAGCGAGTATTACAGGGGTCTAGAAGATGTCGAAATAATCGAGGGTGATACCGAGGAGATCAACACCGCCAGAGCGATAGAAACGATAAGGGCGGACAAGCCGTCCGTTCTCATGAAGGGATTGGTGAATACCGCCGTCTTTTTGAGAGTTCTTTTCAGAAGCGAAAGCGTGAAGGCGTCGGGTCGTCTCATAAGCCACGTTTCCTGTCTCGAGGTGCCTGGTTTTGAAAGACTTCTCTTCATAACCGACGGCACGGTGAATGTGAATCCAGATCTGAAAACGAAGATAGGCATAGTGGAAAACGTTTGCGAGTTCGTCAGATCTCTTGGTTTTGAAAAGCCAAAGATAGCGGTTATAGGAATAAATGAGAGGATCACCCATTCCAATCAGGATCTGATAGACGGAGCCGTGATCGCCAAAATGTCTGAAAGAGGTCACTTTGGCAACTGTTACATAGATGGTCCCATGCCTTTAGATACCGCGTTGAGCAAAGAGGCGGCTATCAAGAAGATGATTCTCTCGCCCGTCGGGGGAGAGGCAGACGTTTTAGTCTGCTCAAACCTCGAGTCGGCTGCGAACCTCATAAAGGGACTGGTTCATCTGGCTCATAGCAAGACAGCCGGTTTACTTCTCGGTGCCGGATTCCCCGTGGTGCTGACCTCCAGAAGCGATTCAAGCGATTCGAAGGAGATATCACTGGCGATGGCCATCCTGAACGCAACAGGGGGAGTGTGA
- a CDS encoding UxaA family hydrolase, producing the protein MKQAILLSQNDNVATLLERVEPGETIEIKGTGQAEKIVSRDSIPSGHKVAVKDMIPGDAVIKYNNKIGIATIEIFAGQHVHVHNVKSARTESGKGGEQA; encoded by the coding sequence ATGAAGCAAGCGATTTTGCTTTCTCAAAACGACAACGTGGCAACTCTGCTGGAGAGAGTGGAGCCGGGTGAAACGATTGAGATAAAAGGCACCGGTCAAGCAGAAAAAATCGTTTCCAGAGACTCTATACCTTCCGGTCACAAAGTGGCCGTGAAAGACATGATACCCGGGGATGCGGTGATAAAGTATAACAATAAGATTGGAATTGCAACCATCGAAATATTTGCAGGACAGCACGTTCACGTCCACAATGTAAAAAGTGCCAGAACGGAATCCGGTAAAGGAGGTGAACAGGCTTAA
- a CDS encoding M20 family metallopeptidase, protein MERWYKAMIPGKDELERIFLEMCKYDTTNPPGNEESLALYIKETLESYGIGSTIQRVDVGRVNLLAKIDRNGRLPFLLFTGHMDVVPAASGWTSEPFKPVVENGRVYARGSADMKAGLASMLAAFIDLSSDERFGGNLAFLATCDEEVGCSGVKRFLEENTLEIAGALIGEPTSMRLASGEKGAVWSELSFKGKSAHGSQPKEGINAVLLLIDAYRKIADELGSIEGLTVSLNKISGGSKENTVPDSASCVLDIRFMSNISLSEVTGIIDKILSRFEGAGQKVLLARNPFSSSGRLVDYTRSTLEEMGIKSEPLTMTYFTDGAFIAPAGIETVILGPGAAIMAHKANEYVELEEIHTARELYGKIARNFFQGCV, encoded by the coding sequence ATGGAACGTTGGTATAAAGCTATGATTCCGGGTAAAGACGAGTTGGAAAGAATCTTCCTTGAAATGTGCAAATACGATACGACCAACCCTCCAGGCAACGAAGAGTCTCTGGCTCTATATATAAAAGAAACGCTTGAGAGTTACGGTATAGGCTCCACGATTCAGAGAGTTGATGTCGGACGGGTAAATCTTCTCGCTAAAATCGACAGGAACGGTAGGCTGCCTTTCTTGCTTTTTACCGGACATATGGACGTGGTGCCGGCTGCCTCGGGTTGGACGAGCGAGCCCTTCAAACCCGTTGTTGAAAACGGAAGGGTGTATGCCCGCGGATCGGCAGATATGAAGGCCGGGCTCGCCTCCATGTTGGCGGCTTTCATCGATCTTTCCAGTGATGAACGATTCGGGGGAAATCTTGCCTTTCTGGCAACTTGTGACGAAGAGGTTGGTTGTAGCGGGGTGAAAAGATTCCTCGAAGAAAATACGCTTGAAATAGCCGGTGCGTTGATCGGTGAGCCCACGTCGATGAGACTTGCGAGCGGAGAAAAAGGGGCCGTCTGGAGCGAACTGAGCTTCAAGGGAAAATCGGCCCACGGCTCACAGCCTAAAGAGGGGATCAACGCGGTCCTCCTTCTTATAGATGCGTATCGAAAAATCGCCGATGAACTGGGGAGTATTGAGGGCCTGACAGTGAGTCTGAACAAGATATCGGGAGGTTCCAAAGAGAACACCGTTCCCGATTCCGCCAGTTGTGTTCTAGATATCCGTTTTATGAGCAACATCTCGCTTTCGGAAGTCACCGGAATCATAGACAAAATCCTCTCGCGATTCGAAGGCGCCGGTCAGAAGGTTCTACTCGCCCGCAACCCTTTCAGCTCTTCAGGAAGATTGGTCGATTATACCCGTTCCACTCTCGAAGAGATGGGAATAAAATCGGAACCGCTGACAATGACATACTTCACCGACGGAGCCTTTATAGCCCCTGCTGGCATCGAGACCGTGATACTCGGACCGGGGGCGGCCATTATGGCCCACAAGGCCAACGAGTACGTCGAATTGGAAGAGATCCATACCGCCAGGGAACTCTATGGGAAGATCGCTAGAAATTTCTTTCAAGGATGTGTCTGA